In Porites lutea chromosome 1, jaPorLute2.1, whole genome shotgun sequence, a single genomic region encodes these proteins:
- the LOC140950617 gene encoding uncharacterized protein: protein MATYTKTWHWNCASSLCTNNYRTKGITYYTLPSDPELQKGYRKVLMNENINWRKHVICSAHWSSGKRENKNQLPDIICTKEYAANLEKEYSQKPSRELKRKIDCTKTVLTSSNANTVRSTPRKPPKDRSETPVPRVNKRRVSAANVEKENQKLKSQVESLTRELNGKKALIEDLQQQLSKTQTELEKNAANNSQQLNAMKKALEGQTFSYEALMRYPDRIYYMTGLSLSELDCLYECLEPFLHTIVYPGCNNDDSSYLRKLDTKTELISFLTICRHALDLGVIAWMTGSSISTMSRIFVGWCVFLSTIFESIDLTPIPGFLNDYMPKCFMESGYGDTALIGDATEIWISQSENFDINNITFSNYKNHTTGKICLWTLPPGFLLKCTDAFPGSISDADITEQSCVLDTVTKGKTVMTDKGFNITDICHEKGLLHNRPPMKFSHQFDETEVVKNFDIATLRIYIENYIGRIRDWQILSKTWPSSRIDLLGCCFQIFAHIVNMLKKPVGPK, encoded by the coding sequence AATATTAACTGGAGAAAACATGTTATATGCAGCGCTCACTGGAGCTCGGGGAAACGAGAGAACAAGAATCAATTGCCAGACATAATTTGTACAAAAGAATATGCTGCTAATCTGGAAAAAGAGTACTCCCAAAAACCATCTAGGgaattgaaaaggaaaattgactGTACAAAAACGGTTCTTACTTCGTCGAATGCCAATACCGTGAGGAGTACTCCTAGGAAACCCCCGAAAGACAGGAGTGAAACTCCCGTACCGCGTGTTAATAAGCGACGGGTTTCAGCTGCGAacgtagaaaaagaaaatcagaagCTTAAAAGTCAAGTGGAAAGTTTGACGAGAGaactaaatggaaaaaaagcttTGATTGAAGATTTACAGCAACAGCTGTCAAAGACTCaaacagaacttgaaaaaaatgctGCGAACAACAGTCAGCAACTCAATGCAATGAAGAAAGCACTCGAAGGCCAAACTTTTAGTTATGAAGCACTTATGAGATACCCAGATAGAATTTACTATATGACAGGATTATCACTTTCCGAATTAGATTGTCTATATGAATGTTTGGAGCCTTTCTTGCACACAATTGTTTATCCTGGTTGTAACAATGACGACTCGTCCTATCTTAGAAAGCTGGACACAAAGACAGAACTTATCAGTTTCTTGACAATTTGTAGACATGCATTGGACCTTGGTGTTATTGCATGGATGACTGGTTCAAGTATATCAACTATGAGTAGAATTTTTGTAGGATGGTGTGTATTCCTGAGCACCATTTTTGAGTCTATTGACCTGACCCcaatacctggatttttgaatgACTATATGCCAAAATGTTTTATGGAGTCAGGATATGGTGATACTGCTCTCATAGGGGATGCAACTGAAATTTGGATCTCCCAATCAGAGAACTttgatattaataatattacattCTCGAACTACAAGAACCACACCACAGGGAAGATATGTTTGTGGACCCTTCCTCCTGGTTTTTTACTCAAATGTACTGATGCATTTCCTGGCAGCATTAGTGATGCTGACATAACAGAGCAATCATGTGTGCTAGATACAGTCACAAAAGGGAAGACAGTTATGACTGACAAGGGCTTTAATATCACAGATATTTGTCATGAGAAAGGCCTGTTACACAATAGACCTCCAATGAAATTTTCTCATCAATTCGATGAGACTGAGGTAGTAAAGAACTTTGACATTGCAACATTGAGGATCTACATTGAAAACTACATAGGAAGAATCAGAGATTGGCAAATTCTAAGCAAAACATGGCCAAGCTCAAGAATTGATTTACTTGGTTGCTGTTTCCAAATATTTGCACATATTGTTAATATGTTAAAAAAACCAGTTGGGCCAAAATAA